A single window of Nicotiana sylvestris chromosome 5, ASM39365v2, whole genome shotgun sequence DNA harbors:
- the LOC138869123 gene encoding MAR-binding filament-like protein 1, protein MAAPPNFEEGQSTYKPPRFNGQYYGWWKARMHDFIMAEDLELWDVICDGPHVPMMKLDLVPKNRKEYSDIDRKAVKKNYRAKKILVKQSKVDMLTTDYELFRMKDDESIQDMHTRFTSIINELHLLGDVIPKNKLIRKILSVLPSSWESKVNAITEAKDLQTLTMDELIGNLKTYEMKRKKDSEIREPKKETNLVLKAENSDSSEEDSDMAYLTKRFQKMVRRNGGILKRGSSSKARNNDLYHNKLLLLGETPLVNQFALMAQSNDDEEILTIKLGDTEQSRDDLVVCVVDLNKTISNLEKGKEALNEKINSVENERDDLMVVVVDLKETIEGFSNEKHTLEEKIAATEQERDDFLVIITDLEETIEGLKSELRYASIEKGKEVASESHIKLEKELNDVETSLCGELEKNRQLQAELKKVKTDLEKSLKWTWCSDVVTAMYFNNSGNRQGIGFQKEKIPYNHHNKYVTVPNNWLCTHCGNNGHFKENYQARVQSVQKNKLFTKKMTTKEGPGNSERKRTTMVHGQWILKEHD, encoded by the exons atggctgctccacctaactttgaggaaggacaatcaacctacaaacctcctagattcaatggtcagtactacgGCTGGTGGAAGGCTCgtatgcatgattttataatggcTGAAGACTTAGAATTGTGGGatgtcatttgtgatggtccacatgttcctatgaTGAAACTGGACTTGGTGccgaaaaatagaaaagagtacAGTGATATTGACAGAAAAGCCGTAAaaaagaactatcgtgccaagaaaatcttg gttaaacagtccaaggttgacatgctcaccactgattatgagctcttcaggatgaaggatgatgagtctatacaagatatgcacactagattcacatccatcataaatgagcttcatttACTTGGAGATGTTATTCCCAAAAACAAGCTTATAAGAAAGATTCTCAGTGTTCTACCTAGCTCTTGGGAGAGTAAGGTGaatgccatcactgaagctaaagatttacaaactctaaccatggatgagttgattggaaatctgaagacatacgagatgaaaagaaagaaagacagtgaaatAAGAGAGCCAAAGAAGGAAACGAACCTGGTGCTCAAGGCTGAAAACAGTGACTCAAGTGAAGAAGATAGTgatatggcctatcttactaaaaggtttcaaaagatggttcgaagaaatggtggtatacTAAAGAGGGGCAGTTCAAGTAAGGCAAGGAACAATGATCTCTATCACAA CAAgctcttgctgcttggggagactcctctagtGAATCAGTTTGCGCTGATGGCTCAGTCTAacgatgatgag GAGATCTTGACCATAAAGCTAGGAGATactgaacaatctagagatgatctggtggtTTGTGTAGTTGATCTAAATAAGACCATATCTAAtcttgaaaaaggaaaggaagctttgaatgaaaaaataaatagtgtagaaaatgagagagatgactTGATGGTAGTGGTTGTTGATTTGAAGGAAACCATAGAAGGCTTTAGCAATGAAAAGCACACTCTAGAAGAGAAAATTGCAGCTACTGAGCAAGAGAGGGATGACTTTTTAGTGATAATCACTGACCTAGAGGAAACAATTGAGGGACTCAAATCAGAACTTAGGTATGCAAGTATTGAGAAAGGGAAAGAAGTAGCCAGTGAGTCACACATCAAGCTTGAAAAAGAATTAAATGATGTTGAAACTAGTCTATGTGGTGAACTCGAGAAAAATAGGCAGCTTCAAGCTGAACTGAAGAAAGTAAAAactgatcttgagaaatctctcaagtggacctggtgctcagatgttgtcactgccatgtacttcaacaatagtggaaacaggcagggaatcgGGTTTCAAAAGGAGAAAATTCCTTACAACCATCACAATAAGTATGTCACAGTTCCTAATAACTGGCTTTGTACCCattgtgggaacaatgggcacttcaaagaaaattacCAGGCCAGGGTTCAATCTGTCCAAAAAAACAAATTGTTTACTAAAAAAATGACTACTAAAGAGGGACCAG ggaacagtgagagAAAGCGGACTACAATGGTTCATGGACAGTGGATACTAAAAGAACATGACTAG
- the LOC138869124 gene encoding uncharacterized protein has product MIQHPDKNFIDSNPVKVHDQPAYYAHIEEEVDGKPWFHDIKKYLAKREYPELANTTHKCTLRRLSNNFCHSGGILYRRTPDLGLLRYVDTKEASKLLEEIHAGTCGPHMNGFVLAKKIIWAGYFWITMETDCI; this is encoded by the coding sequence atgatacaacatcccgaTAAGAACTTCATTGATTCCAATCCAGTAaaggtccatgatcagccagcctaCTATGCCCATATCGAAGAAGAagtagacggaaagccttggttccatgatatcaagaaatatttggcaaaaagagaatacccagagcttgcaaacaCCACTCATAAATGCACGCTCCGAAGATTGTCTAACAACTTTtgtcacagcggaggaatcctgtataggaggactccagATTTGGGATTACTGAGGTATGTTGACACGAAGGAAGCATCTAAGCTACTAGAAGAGATCCATGCTGGgacttgcggtccacatatgaatggctttgtcttagccaagaagataatctgggctggttatttttggataactatggaaacggactgcatctag